The Coffea arabica cultivar ET-39 chromosome 8e, Coffea Arabica ET-39 HiFi, whole genome shotgun sequence genome window below encodes:
- the LOC140012800 gene encoding probable LRR receptor-like serine/threonine-protein kinase At3g47570 produces the protein MNKKHVFYTSIDSKGDEFKALAYEFMENGNLDVVASCIDNQSALQYLHNHCKAEIVHCDLKPCKILLDNDLVARVGDFGLAMLLPETINRSSEQGTSSNICCKRINQLCSHRYYALLF, from the exons atgaataaaaaacatGTGTTTTACACCAGTATTGATTCCAAGGGTGATGAATTCAAAGCTCTAGCCTATGAGTTTATGGAAAATGGAAATCTGGACGTGGTTGCATCCTGCATAGACAACCAATCTG CATTGCAGTATCTTCACAACCACTGTAAAGCAGAGATTGTTCATTGTGATCTCAAACCATGTAAAATTCTTCTTGACAATGATCTTGTTGCTCGTGTGGGTGATTTTGGATTGGCAATGCTTCTCCCAGAAACCATCAACAGATCTTCCGAGCAAGGAACCAGCAGTAATATTTGCTGTAAAAGGATCAATCAGTTATGCAGCCACAg GTACTATGCTTTATTGTTCTAA